In Rhinoraja longicauda isolate Sanriku21f chromosome 13, sRhiLon1.1, whole genome shotgun sequence, one genomic interval encodes:
- the LOC144599343 gene encoding LOW QUALITY PROTEIN: uncharacterized protein LOC144599343 (The sequence of the model RefSeq protein was modified relative to this genomic sequence to represent the inferred CDS: deleted 1 base in 1 codon), producing MTGANKEKRYECDVCGKGWHQPYLLETRWRVLTGERPFDCSNCGKSFKTARELKTHRRVHTGEKPFTCPTCGKSFAQSSRLRQHQWVHTGKWPFTCSTCTLGSGPSPAPPAHWEVALHLLHLHTGERPFTCSTCTLGSGPSPAHWGAALHLLHLHTGERPLTCTLGSAALHLLHLHTGERPLTCSTCTLGSGPSPAPPAHWGAALHLRRLRQELHPLLHQRQPHRQPALPLPSVWSALYHGLSHQRVHTGEKPYGCSTCGKSFAWPSELQRHGSLHTGERPFTCAQCGRGFTRSSSLLSHQWDHLRPFTCSNCGKGFKSMPELKKHGRLHTVERPYTYRICGKGFSQSFNLVEHRHTHSGERPFTCAQCGRGYTSSSSLLNHQQAHSGERPFTCAQCGRDYTSSNSLLSHQRVHTGDHPVPIPGEWRALCRALSRPVSPVRAHTWPALRLPVLQ from the exons ATGACGGGGGCCAACAAGGAGAAGCGTTATGAGTGCGACGTGTGTGGCAAGGGCTGGCATCAGCCGTACCTGCTGGAGACCCGCTGGCGGGTGCTCACAGGAGAACGCCCCTTCGACTGCTCCAACTGCGGCAAGAGCTTCAAGACGGCACGGGAGCTGAAGACCCACCGGCGggtgcacacgggcgagaagcccttcacctgccccacctgcggcaagagctttgCCCAGTCATCGAGGCTGCGGCAGCACCAGTGGGTGCACACTGGGAAgtggcccttcacctgctccacctgcacactggggagtggcccttcacctgctccacctGCACACTGGGAAgtggcccttcacctgctccacctgcacactggggagcggcccttcacctgctccacctGCACACTGGGGAGCGGCCCCTCACCTGCACACTGGggagcggcccttcacctgctccacctGCACACTGGGGAGCGGCCCCTCACCTGCACACTGGGGAGCG cggcccttcacctgctccacctGCACACTGGGGAGCGGCCCCTCACCTGCTCCACCTGCACACTGGGGAGCGGCCCCTCACCTGCTCCACCTGCACACTGGggagcggcccttcacctgcgGCGACTGCGGCAAGAGCTTCACCCGCTCCTTCACCAGCGCCAGCCACACCGGCAACCGGCCCTTCCCCTGCCCAGTGTGTGGAGTGCGCTTTACCATGGCCTGTCTCACCAGCGCgtgcacacgggcgagaag ccttatggctgctccacctgcggcaagagctttgCCTGGCCATCGGAGCTACAGCGGCACGGGTCCCTGCACACCggtgagcggcccttcacctgcgCCCAATGTGGCAGGGGCTTCACGCGCTCCTCCAGCCTGCTGAGCCACCAGTGGGATCACCtgcggcccttcacctgctccaacTGCGGCAAAGGCTTCAAATCGATGCCGGAGTTGAAGAAGCACGGGCGCCTGCACACCGTGGAGCGGCCGTACACCTACCGCATCTGCGGCAAGGGATTCTCCCAGTCCTTCAACCTGGTGGAGCACCGGCACACCCACTCCggtgagcgccccttcacctgtgcCCAGTGTGGCAGGGGCTACACCAGCTCCTCCAGCCTGCTGAACCACCAGCAGGCCCACAGCggtgagcgccccttcacctgtgcCCAGTGTGGCAGGGACTACACCAGCTCCAACAGCCTGCTGAgccaccagcgggtgcacaccgGCGACCATCCCGTCCCCATCCCCGGTGAGTGGCGAGCGCTTTGCCGTGCACTCTCACGCCCTGTCTCACCAGTGCGTGCACACACGTGGCCAGCCCTACGGCTGCCAGTACTGCAGTGA